TCATAGAAATCTTTTGTACAGCCTCCTAACTTTCTTGTGTTGTGCCCGTATTCAGATCAAATCGACAGATCCTGATGAATTTATCATCCGGAAAAATACCCTTTGTCATCATTTCGCGATATAGGTTATGTGCCTGATCTGTCAATCCATGCATACGATACCAAGCAATCAGCACAGTATAAGTTACAACATCGGGTTTAACTGCATCTTTGTTCATTTTATCAAACAGCCAGGAGGCCAAATCTATTCGGTTTGACTTGCAACATCCATCAATCAAACACGTATATGTAATTACATTTGGCCAACAGCCCTCCCTCGACATTTCCTCAAATATTGCCCAGGCCTTTTTCAGTTCTCCAGCATCAGAAAAGCCAGCTATTAAAGATGTATATGTAATCACATCCAGACATAAACCTCTTTCTTTCATTTCATTAAAAATGGCATAAGCTCCATCCATTTTACCACTACGGCAAAATATGTTAATAAGAATCGTGTATGTGATGTTGTTGAAAGCGATCCCTACCTTTACCATTCTTGTGAATAACATCACAGACTTTCTAAAATTCAACTGTTTGAAAAAGCCTGATATAAGAGTACTATAATTAACAACTCCGGGAACTGTATTccttttgagcattcttggcaaGAGCTCCAATGCCCTTTCTGGATAACTTTCTTTGCAAAGCCTGTACATTATTGCATTATATGAATGTGAGTTCAGGGTAACACCATGATCTGATAATTCCTCCAACAGTTTTAATGCTTCTTCCAAGCGTCCATCCCTGCAATATCCATTAAGAACATAATTGCAAGCGATGGTATCCGGCGAGATACCATCTCGAAGCATGATATTAAAAACTTCAAATGCCTTATCATAGTGTCCCAGTTTGTAGAATCCTCTAATTAGAAAGCGGAAACCAAAAGTAGTATGAACCAAATTATTTATAATCATCTCCTGCAAAAGCTTGGTGGCTGAATTCTTATCACCATCCATACAAAATCCATCTATTAAAGTTTCATACACAGTTTGATCATATTCACAACCAGAAGCACCAATTCGATTGAAAACATCTATTGCACATTCCATCAGCCCACGCTTGCAAAGACCATGAATGAGGGAAGTGTAGATAACAACAGATGGTTTTATTTGGTAGCGTTCCATTTCCTCCATCAAGTCGAGACTTTTCTCAACATCGCCTTCCTTGCAGAGTGCATCAATTAAAATGCTGTAGCTATAAGCATCAGGCACTACTCTAGAGATCTTCATTTTTTCTAGAACCTCAAAAGCTTTCTGAACTGCACCTCTTATACAGAAACCACGAATTATAGCATTAAAACAATGGCTATTGAGAGGCTTGTTTCTATACGACAAATTGCAAATTAACTTGAAGGCAACATCAAGAGAACCAACTTTACAAAGTCCATGAATATAAGATCTATATGTCACAACAGTTGGCCTTTGCCCACTACTATATATTTTTCCTAAAATCTCGGTAGCCCGTCTAATATTTACATCCCATCCAGGACCACCTCTACAATAAAAGTTCATCATAATTGTATAGGTGTAGATATTTGGTGATGGACCAGAGTCTTTCAATTCTTCAAAAAATGGCCTTACAAAATCCACTCTATTTGCTTCAACCAAGCATTTCAGTAAGAAATTGCAAGACATTATATCACTTTGAAGCCCAACATGCTTAGCATTCACAAACACATTGAAAGCATTTTCAAGCATAGAATTTGATGCAAATACTTTCATGAGCACATCAAACACGATAGCTGATCTTTCCAAATGGTGGGGTGAATCTAGCAAAGCCGAAAACAATTCAAATGTGTCGTACTCAGACTCATTGCAGAACTCAACAATATCCCTAAGCAAAGTAAACACCTCCAAACGCATCCCAGCCAGAGCAAATATGTGAATGATAATCCTAAAACAGTTGATTGAATGAGAAAACCCATGGCTCTCAACCCAACTCCCAAACCTTTTTTCCCTCGCAACCCTAAAATTCAAGGACTTAAACACCTTACCCACTAAAGGAAACAATTCGCTCCCTGTTGTGGGAACACGGGGAACTGAACGGGTTACCCCAAAATCCACCACAGCATTGGGCTCAAATTTTGgactttcatcaaacacttggtctTCCAACATCAATGCCCCGGATGCAGAATTATACAACCTCGATAAACATCGCTGTCCGGGGTGCAGTTTGCTTCGGAGAAAAATACATCCTTTTAAACATGTTAACGACATCAACATACACCCATCAGAACCCAACTCTCGCCATCAAGGAAATACAGAACAGCccggaacaagaaaataaaataataacaagcaCAGACTAATGGAGATATGAATTCGAACGAACCTTGAAGGGTTCACGTCGAGGTATCGGAGTAGAATCAGGGGAAATGAAAGAAGAACTCTCCAACCATGTGGGCACAAGGGTTTATCGACGGAGTTGTGAAGTTGAAGCGTATAAGTGAGAGCATGTATGTTGTAGAAGTGATTGCTGAGAACGGAGATTTTAACACGAAGGCTTTTGTGGCCacagttggagaagaagaagcgtgTGACAGTATTGTGGAGTTGGAACTGCTCTAACAAAACTCATAGTCATGTTCAAACTTCAAACCACAAGCAGTTAAACAGTGAAACATATTGGTGGCAAAACAACATTCAACATAATAACATAGACATTAAATCTCcaacatacaaattaaaataaaacgaaaaagaaaagtttCCAACAAAACAACATAACAAATCTTGGTCAACGATCATAGCTTTGTTTAAAATGGGCGTATTCCATATCCCATGCTCACTCATACAGGGCACAAAGAGTAAAGAAACTACAAAACAAGGCACTCACTCCTAATTCAATCATTCAGACCAACTTTACCCTCATTCT
The sequence above is drawn from the Arachis hypogaea cultivar Tifrunner chromosome 4, arahy.Tifrunner.gnm2.J5K5, whole genome shotgun sequence genome and encodes:
- the LOC112795544 gene encoding uncharacterized protein isoform X1, yielding MLMSLTCLKGCIFLRSKLHPGQRCLSRLYNSASGALMLEDQVFDESPKFEPNAVVDFGVTRSVPRVPTTGSELFPLVGKVFKSLNFRVAREKRFGSWVESHGFSHSINCFRIIIHIFALAGMRLEVFTLLRDIVEFCNESEYDTFELFSALLDSPHHLERSAIVFDVLMKVFASNSMLENAFNVFVNAKHVGLQSDIMSCNFLLKCLVEANRVDFVRPFFEELKDSGPSPNIYTYTIMMNFYCRGGPGWDVNIRRATEILGKIYSSGQRPTVVTYRSYIHGLCKVGSLDVAFKLICNLSYRNKPLNSHCFNAIIRGFCIRGAVQKAFEVLEKMKISRVVPDAYSYSILIDALCKEGDVEKSLDLMEEMERYQIKPSVVIYTSLIHGLCKRGLMECAIDVFNRIGASGCEYDQTVYETLIDGFCMDGDKNSATKLLQEMIINNLVHTTFGFRFLIRGFYKLGHYDKAFEVFNIMLRDGISPDTIACNYVLNGYCRDGRLEEALKLLEELSDHGVTLNSHSYNAIMYRLCKESYPERALELLPRMLKRNTVPGVVNYSTLISGFFKQLNFRKSVMLFTRMVKVGIAFNNITYTILINIFCRSGKMDGAYAIFNEMKERGLCLDVITYTSLIAGFSDAGELKKAWAIFEEMSREGCWPNVITYTCLIDGCCKSNRIDLASWLFDKMNKDAVKPDVVTYTVLIAWYRMHGLTDQAHNLYREMMTKGIFPDDKFIRICRFDLNTGTTQES
- the LOC112795544 gene encoding uncharacterized protein isoform X2 translates to MLEDQVFDESPKFEPNAVVDFGVTRSVPRVPTTGSELFPLVGKVFKSLNFRVAREKRFGSWVESHGFSHSINCFRIIIHIFALAGMRLEVFTLLRDIVEFCNESEYDTFELFSALLDSPHHLERSAIVFDVLMKVFASNSMLENAFNVFVNAKHVGLQSDIMSCNFLLKCLVEANRVDFVRPFFEELKDSGPSPNIYTYTIMMNFYCRGGPGWDVNIRRATEILGKIYSSGQRPTVVTYRSYIHGLCKVGSLDVAFKLICNLSYRNKPLNSHCFNAIIRGFCIRGAVQKAFEVLEKMKISRVVPDAYSYSILIDALCKEGDVEKSLDLMEEMERYQIKPSVVIYTSLIHGLCKRGLMECAIDVFNRIGASGCEYDQTVYETLIDGFCMDGDKNSATKLLQEMIINNLVHTTFGFRFLIRGFYKLGHYDKAFEVFNIMLRDGISPDTIACNYVLNGYCRDGRLEEALKLLEELSDHGVTLNSHSYNAIMYRLCKESYPERALELLPRMLKRNTVPGVVNYSTLISGFFKQLNFRKSVMLFTRMVKVGIAFNNITYTILINIFCRSGKMDGAYAIFNEMKERGLCLDVITYTSLIAGFSDAGELKKAWAIFEEMSREGCWPNVITYTCLIDGCCKSNRIDLASWLFDKMNKDAVKPDVVTYTVLIAWYRMHGLTDQAHNLYREMMTKGIFPDDKFIRICRFDLNTGTTQES